GCCTTTCGGCAGACCGGATTGGTCAATGATTTGTGCCAATTTATTGGCAGTCAGTGGGGACCACTCCGCCGGTTTAAGGACACATGTATTACCTGTAGCCAGGGCCGGGGCGATCTTCCAGGTTTCTAACATGAATGGCGCATTCCAAGGAGTGATTAATCCTGCCACTCCTATCGGTTTATGGATCGTATAATTGATGAAAGTGTCATCCACTTGATACGACTCTCCTATTAGCCTGCTTTTCACCATCTCAGAATAAAAACGGAAATTCTCCGCTCCCCTTGCCGCCTGTTTTTTTGTCTGGCTAATCGGCAACCCTGTATCAAGGGATTCCAAAAAGGAAATTTCTTCTGCATTTTCTTCAATTAAATCAGCAATCCTATTAATGTACTTCAATCTTTCTTCCACTTTCATCGTTCTCCATGGGCCATTATCGAATGCAGCTCTTGCGGCAGCTACCGCTTGATCAATATCCTCTTTAAACCCTTCTGCCACATTATTGATTGCTTGATTATTAAAAGGGCTTAGATTTTCAAATGTTTTTCCTGAGATACCATCGACAAATTGACCATTGATGTAATGCTTGACATCTTGCACGGGAAAAGTTTGCATGATAAATCCTCCTTTAAAAAATAATTTTGGGAAGATGACAATAATCGATTAGATTTGTGCAATCTTCCCAATCTAGCAATTATGACTGGATTATTTGGTCAATCAACCCGTATGATTGAAGGGTTTCACGCAGTTCTTTTTCCAATGGTTCCGAAGGCGGTCCCATAGGCGGCCTTAATGCAGGATTGATTTTCCCCATCATCCCCATCGCAGCTTTTAATGGTCCTGGATTGGTTTCTTTAAACAAGACATCATTCAATGGCATTAATTTGTAATGGAGGTCAAGTGCCTTATCCACATCACCCTCCACCCAAAGGTTATAAATTTCCGCAACTTCTTTAGGAGTGATATTTGCAGTAGCACTTATATGTCCTGCCCCTCCAATAGCCAACATTGGATAGCATAATAATTCGATGCCCGAATATAAGAGAAAATCCCTTCCGCAATTCAATAAGACACGGTTCACATGTTCGAAATCTTTATTAGATTCCTTTACACCAATAATATTTTTACAATCTTCAGCAAGACGTGCCAATGTCTTCACTTCTAAATTCGTCGCCGTTCTTCCGGGAATGTTATAAACGATAAGCGGGATATCAACAGAATCGGCTACCGTTTTAAAATGATTGTAAAGTGCCTGTTGATTCGGTTTATTGTAATAAGGAACGATGACTAAAGCAGCATCCGCGCCCATTTCCTGTGCCCTTTTTGTCAAATGCAACGTTTCTTTCTGATTGGCAGATCCAGTACCTGGTGCAACTGGAACACGGGCTTTTGCTGCTTTAATAGCCGTTTCCATCACTAATTCCCGTTCCTCAATCGTAAGTGAACTCGGCTCGCCGGTAGTACCGCATACCGAGATTCCATGGGAACCGCTTTCAATGTGCCAGTTTACTAGATTTTCAATTGCCTTTACATCAACTTCCATCTTTTCATCAAACGGAGTGATAACGGGAGCGATGGATCCTCTTAAACGACTTTTGATTTCCTCGTACATTTTTTCTACCACCTTTTAATTATTGGAATATTCGGAATAATTTAAGTGAAAAAATCGGCTTTGCTTTTATGAATAATCGATCGACTATTATAAAACAAAGCCTAGGTCATCAAAGTGCCTGATCGTGTTTAGTTTCCGCCCTCTGCTTGAATGTGCTGATGGCATTCAGTTTATGCTTTCTCACCAATGATTCAATTTCTTCAAAAGATGCTTTTTCCTTTAGAAGCTTTATGATGCTTTCATGTTCGCGAATCGATTGGACTGCGCGTTGCGGAACCATGGTGAACATGGACTTTCTGACCCTATTCATTCTTTGTTGCGCCTGTTTAATTTCTTCCTTTAAAAAGGAATTTCCGCACTTTTCATAAATTTCCGCATGGAAACATTCGTTTAACTTACCAAACAGCTCTAATTCAAAGTTATGGAGGGCTTTTTCCATTTCTTTGTTTAAATTAATTAGATTTTCAAAATCATGATCATTCATAGTTAAAGAACTTAAGGCAGCAGCATATCCTTCAAGCAAAGATAAAACAGAAAGAGTTTCAATGTATTCGCTCTCATTAATGCTTGTAACCACCGCTCCACTATAAGGCTTATATTGAATAAGGCCATCAGATTCCAGTTGTCTGATCGCTTCCCTGACAGGAATCGGACTTAAACTAAGTTCTTTTGCCGTTTGATCGATAATGATCCGCTGTCCAGAACCATATGTTCCATCCAAAATTAATTTAATAAGGTGCTCATAAGCTATTTGCTTTTTGCTGGGGTTTTTGTTTTTCTCTTCCATATTTTCATCATATATGAAATCATATATGATTGCAATCGATTTTTATTAAAAATCATATATGATTTTCACTTTTCTTTACAAGCTTGTTTTGCCATAAATAATGACCTTTTCCTTTGCCATAATGAAGTGAGCTAAAACGCTTATCATGTCTTCTTCCCGAAAGTGCCATATCGAAATACAAACAAAAAAACCTGCAGACCCTGATGTAGCCAGGTAGTCTGCAGGTTATTAAAAAATTATGCCATTTTTGATTTAACGAATGAATGTATTCTTTCAACTGCTGCTTCCAGCAGCTCCAATGAAGTTGCATAAGAGAGTCTGATGTTATCGGGTGCACCAAACCCTGAACCTGGAATTACAGCCACTTGAGCTTCTTCCAGCAACGCAGTCGTAAATTCCTCGACATTGCTGTACCCTGTTAATTCAACTGCACGTTTAACGTTCGGGAATAAATAAAATGCCCCTTGTGGTTTAATGCAGCTGATCCCTGGAATTTCAACCAATTTATCATATATCTTATTCAAACGGCCTTCAAATGACTGACGCATTTCTTCAACAGGCTCCTGTGTGCCTTCATAAGCGGCAATCGCACCATATTGAGCAGTTGTGGTAGGATTGGATGTGCTATGGCTTGCAAGGTTCGTCATTGCTTTAATGATGGACTCATCACCGGCTGCATAACCAATTCTCCAGCCAGTCATCGAATGCGATTTAGAAACACCATTGATGATGATCGTTTGCTTTTTCAATTCAGGTGAAATCTCTGCAATGGATGTATGTTTAGCATTTCCATAAACCAATTTTTCGTAAATTTCGTCGGAAACGATCAGGATATCATGAGCCAGGCAAACTTCCCCGATAGCTGCCAATTCTTCCTTGGAATAAAGCATGCCCGTTGGATTGCTTGGAGAGTTGATGATAACCGCTTTCGTTTTTTCGGTAATTGCTTGTTCTAATTGTTCTTTAGTGATTTTATATTGATTTTCTTCCGTACCGACTACATAAACTGGTTTACCGTCAGCAAGCTTGATTTGCTCAGGATAGCTAACCCAATATGGTATCGGAACAATGACTTCATCTTCTTCATCCAGGATAGCTTGAAACAATGTGTAAAGCGCGTGCTTTGCACCTGAGCCAACTACAATTTCAGACGGTTTGTAATCCAAGCCTTGATCACGCTTCAATTTAGCCGCAATTGCTTCTTTTAGCTTCGGCAGACCAGCGGATGGCGTGTATTTAGTTTGACCTTCATTCATGGAAAGAAGTGCTGCATCTATAATATGTTTGGGCGTATTATAGTCTGGTTCACCAGCACCCAAACCAATTATATCTAGACCTTGGGCCTTAAGTTCCTTTGCTTTTGCCGTGATGGCCAATGTTGTTGATGGCGTTAATGACTGAACGCGGTTCGCTAATTTCATTTTAAATTAATCCTCCATTCTAAATGCTTCGATAATACTTCAACCATTCCCCAGTTTTAAAATCATAATAGTCATAGTTAAAACGCTCGGATTCATCAAGATACGTTACTTCCCAAAGCGGAACGTTCTTTTCCATGCCTAGCTTAACCGAAATGATTTTTTGGGGATTAAGCTTTTCTTTGACAATGTTTAAGATTTCTTGTTTTGATTTACCATCTTTATAGTTTTCCACTACTATTTCTTTCTTCTTGTCCTCAGGAAGCCAGACTATTTTTTTAGTCCCTTTTTCTCCCTTACCAATGATTACAGAGTATGAATCCTGCCCATTATAAAGGTAAAATTCTTCCATGGTCACAAGGCCGCCCTCTTCCTTTGCCTTTTTGAAAGCTTCATTACCAGCCTCTTTTTTAGGCTGCAACGCTTTAATATATGCCCCGCTGACAAATCCGATAAAACAAAGGACCAGGATAGAAGCAATAATCAACCATTTTTTCAAAGCTGCTTTTCCTTCTTTCTATGTACGATAAATTGTAAATATCGCTTTTTCTTGATCTTGGGAATCCAGTGCCAGGCCGAACATTAAGTCATCTTTTTTCAATGTTCGATTCAAAGAATCCACAATTTTATACAGATCAGGAGAATGTTGCAACCTGACTGTTGAAATTACTTCGATTTTACTTTCCATGAAAACGCCCCTCCATTTTAATAATTTGTCAACAACCACTGGTATGAATAGGATTTGAAGGCTTTACCACCTATCACATTATACCAGCTCAAAGATTATTTTTCTTTATAAATTCTTAAAAATTCATTTTAGATTAAGAATGATTTAAAGATTCTTTAAATCCACTCTTCTATCATTTCAGCCATTTCTGTTATTGAGGCTTGGTGCCAGTCCACTTCCGGAATGGCCTTTTGAAATTCAGGTCCATATTTGGCAGTGATGATGCGGCGATCAAGAATTACCAAAATCCCTTTATCTTTTGGAGTGCGTATAAGCCTGCCGAAACCTTGCCGGAACCTTAATAGGGCTTCAGGTAATGAATACGCAGAGAAAGGATTACGCCCTTGCTTCTCGAGAAGTTGGCATTTTGCAGCTGTCACTGGTTCATCCGGTGGCGAAAAAGGAAGCCTGACAATGATTAAACAAGATAAATCCTCGCCGGGGATATCGACGCCTTCCCATAGGCTGGTTGTCCCAAACAGGACGGCTTTCTCGAAGTTTTGGAAATTCCTGAGCAGCCTCATCCGGCTTCCGCCAGAAATCCCCTGGGCAAACAGCGTGAACTCATCCAGTACGCCACTGTCTTTGATGGAATGATAGGTTGCCCGCAGCATTTCATGCGAGGTGAATAATACCATCATTCTCCCTTTCGCTGCCTGAGCGGCAGCAATAATATGATTTGCCGCTGTTTCGGAGAATTCCTCCACCGATAAGCAATTGATATCTGGTAGATCATTTGGAACCAGTACCTTTACGAGTTCCTTATATGGAAAGGGTGAAGGTAAACTTGCTGTCTGCATTGGCTCATTCTCTAAACCGAGTTGTTCTTTAAAATACTTAAAAGAATCCTTCACCACGAGGGTTGCCGATGTCATGACCACACTCTTTTGGCGCCCGAAATAGGAATCCCATAGCCGTTTACTTCCTGCAATCGGCTGAACCGTCAAAGTCACCCCATGCTGGGGTGCTGCATTCGTATAATCAAGCCAATAAATATTTTCTTCATGCGGCTTGATGAAAAATTCATGCAAGGAGTCCCTGGTATCCTGTAAATTTCCAAGCAGCACCTCGATATCATTCAAGTGAAATAATGAATTTTTTCCTAAGGGGGACTCATTATTCAATAAAAGGGCCAATCTTTTTTCTAACTGCGTGATGATGTATCCTAATAAATCCACCAATCGCTCAGCGACCAGAATCGCTTTACCCCATCTTCCATCATCTATTTTGAATGAAAGCCGTTTCGGACTCATAGAACGTGAAAGTTTTTCCGCCTGATTGGAGATATAATAAAAAAGCTGTTCGAATTCATACGAAAAATCACTAAGCTTTTGATCTAATTCATGCGTAGACTTCCCATCCGTCAGTCCATTATTTAAGAGCATCCTGTCCAATTTATATAATAATTGCTTTTGATCTGATGTCCCTAGTCTGTTTAAAACCGTCTTCACCGAAATGTAATTAAGCCTGCTCCCAAGCTGTTTAGATGCAGCCTGTTCCAAATGGTGTGCTTCATCGAGAATCAAATACCCTTTTTTTGGAATCAAGGCGTCTTCTGTAAGCAGATCAGTCATTAAAAACGAATGGTTAGTAATGATGATATCCGCCTTGGCAGCTGTTCTTTTTGCCCGTTCAAAAAAATCCAATTCAAGCCAGGGCTGCTTTAAACCGGCGTATGTAAGACCATCACTTTGAAGCCTATTCCAAAATAACTGACCGCCGCTAGTGAGATTCAATTCATCTTTATCGCCTGTTACGGTTTCAGTGAGCCAAACCAATATCTGCATTTTCGTTAATGCCGTTTCATAATTATCTTCCTTTTCACGCAATGCCCTTTCGAACTTTGCCAAGCTCAAATAATTACTTCTCCCCTTAAGTAAAACAGCTTGAAATGTAAAGGGAAGGATTTTCTTAAGCTTAGGAACCTCGTTTTGAAGAAGTTGATCCTGTAGCTGAAGCGTATACGTCGAAACGACGACAGGTTTATGATGTTTTTTTGCAAAATAAACAGCCGGAAGCAAATAGCCTATGGATTTTCCAATACCTGTCCCAGCTTCAATGATTGCATCCTGGCTGGATTCGAAGGAATGGTGAATCATGTTCATCATATCAAGTTGTCCGCTTCTTGATTCAAAGGCAGGGAATGCACTTTGAAGCATGGCTATTTTTTCCTCATCATCGAGCGGGAATTTCGATTCCGTGTCTTTATGATTACCTTCGTCTTCGGCCTTTTTAAATGCAAGGCCCCTATAAGTAATAAGATCAGGTGAATGGACTTCTGCTTTAGCAAGTTTGCTTGCAATGCAAGCATCTATTAATTCGGAAACCTCACTTTGTAAGGAATAAGATAATCGATATAACTGTTTAAGTGTCATGACTGGAAGGTTCATCAGCTTTTTTTTCAATTCCAACAATAATAAAGCGGTGGCATATGCATCACTATCCGCTTGATGGGGCCTGGAATGATCCAGGTTTTCTTCTTTAGCCAGCTGGTGCAGCTTATATCCATCGGATGTTGGTTTTAATATTTTCGCTAACTCTACTGTATCAAGGGTGGAACCATAAAACGGCTCAAACCCGCATCGTACTAGTTCTTCCTGTAAAAAAGATAAATCAAATAAAACATTATGGGCAACAAAACAAGCCCCTTCTATAAGCCGAGCAATATTTTCTGCAACATCTTCAAAGTCAGGTGCATTTTTTACCGTCTCGTTGCTTATTCCGGTCAATTCTTCAATAAACAAGGAAATTTCCTGTCCAGGGTGGATGAATGTCGAGTATTCATCCACAATTTGGTCGTTTTCGATGACCACGCCAGCAAATTGTATAATCCTATCTCCTTTTTTCGGAGAATTCCCTGTTGTTTCCAAATCAACCACTACATATCGTTGCATCATGAATTGTACACCTCAAACTTCGCTTTCTCCACTTCCTGATGGAATTCTCTTATCTTTTTTATACCATAATAATCGTAATAAAGGAAACAAGCCGTTCATCAAAAGACTAAAAGGGCCGGCAACTGTATGCATGATTCATGCACATGTGCCGGCCCCCCGCTTACATGATTGTAGCTGCAGGTTCGTTTGAAATCAAATCAATGATTTTGTTGTTTTCATCCATGATCGCAACTTTTGGTTTGTGCTCTCCCAATTTATCCTCTGAAACCATTACATAAGAAATGATTATCACGATATCATCCGGCTGCACCAGTCTAGCTGCCGCTCCATTCAAACACACTACACCGCTACCCCGTTCACCCGCAATCACATACGTTTCAAGTCGTGCACCATTATTATTATTCACGATGGCGACTTTTTCGTTAGGCAGAATACCCACCGCATCAATTATGTTTTCATCAATCGTAATGCTGCCTACATAATTCAAATTAGCTTCAGTTACCCGTGCACGGTGAATTTTTCCATTCATCATCGTTCGAAACATCTCAATTCCCCCTGATTTTCATGAATTATTCTACATATAAGGTGATATTATCAATTAGTCTTGCATGCTTGAACTTTACAGCCAATGCAATGATGACGTTTCCTGCAAGCGATTCAAGTGGTTTAAGTTCCGGATATTGATAGACTTCAATATAGTCGATCACTCCACTTGTTTGGGCAGCAATATGTTCTCTTACTAAGGCCGTGACGGTTGCTGCATTTCTTTCACCTGATTCAACCGCCTCTTTGGCCTTTAATAAACTTTGGTACAGCTCTTTAGCCTCCATGCGCTCTTGATCTGATAGGTTAACATTTCGCGAGCTCTTTGCTAACCCATCTTCTTCGCGAACGGTATCTACAGCAACAAGCTGGATAGGGAAATTAAAGTCTTTGATCAGTCCATCTATCACGGCGACTTGCTGGGCATCCTTCTTACCAAAGTAAGCTCTATCAGGAAGGATGATATTGAAGAATTTCGTTAAGACCGTCGCTACACCATCAAAGTGTCCAGGCCTTTGTCTCCCGCATAAAACATCCGTCCTGCTTTGGACAACAACCTTCACAGATGGTTCTTCACCGTACATTTCGTGGACTGTTGGATAGAAGATATAATCCACTCCGCCATTTGCTGCGACATTTTCATCCCGTTCCAAATCCCGCGGATATGTTTCAAAATCCTCATTAGGTCCAAATTGCATCGGATTCACAAAAATACTCAATACCACAATATCATTTTCTTTGCGGGCCTTTTCCAAAAGGGTTGCATGCCCCTCATGTAAAAACCCC
The DNA window shown above is from Peribacillus sp. FSL P2-0133 and carries:
- a CDS encoding GntR family transcriptional regulator; the encoded protein is MEEKNKNPSKKQIAYEHLIKLILDGTYGSGQRIIIDQTAKELSLSPIPVREAIRQLESDGLIQYKPYSGAVVTSINESEYIETLSVLSLLEGYAAALSSLTMNDHDFENLINLNKEMEKALHNFELELFGKLNECFHAEIYEKCGNSFLKEEIKQAQQRMNRVRKSMFTMVPQRAVQSIREHESIIKLLKEKASFEEIESLVRKHKLNAISTFKQRAETKHDQAL
- the dinG gene encoding ATP-dependent DNA helicase DinG produces the protein MMQRYVVVDLETTGNSPKKGDRIIQFAGVVIENDQIVDEYSTFIHPGQEISLFIEELTGISNETVKNAPDFEDVAENIARLIEGACFVAHNVLFDLSFLQEELVRCGFEPFYGSTLDTVELAKILKPTSDGYKLHQLAKEENLDHSRPHQADSDAYATALLLLELKKKLMNLPVMTLKQLYRLSYSLQSEVSELIDACIASKLAKAEVHSPDLITYRGLAFKKAEDEGNHKDTESKFPLDDEEKIAMLQSAFPAFESRSGQLDMMNMIHHSFESSQDAIIEAGTGIGKSIGYLLPAVYFAKKHHKPVVVSTYTLQLQDQLLQNEVPKLKKILPFTFQAVLLKGRSNYLSLAKFERALREKEDNYETALTKMQILVWLTETVTGDKDELNLTSGGQLFWNRLQSDGLTYAGLKQPWLELDFFERAKRTAAKADIIITNHSFLMTDLLTEDALIPKKGYLILDEAHHLEQAASKQLGSRLNYISVKTVLNRLGTSDQKQLLYKLDRMLLNNGLTDGKSTHELDQKLSDFSYEFEQLFYYISNQAEKLSRSMSPKRLSFKIDDGRWGKAILVAERLVDLLGYIITQLEKRLALLLNNESPLGKNSLFHLNDIEVLLGNLQDTRDSLHEFFIKPHEENIYWLDYTNAAPQHGVTLTVQPIAGSKRLWDSYFGRQKSVVMTSATLVVKDSFKYFKEQLGLENEPMQTASLPSPFPYKELVKVLVPNDLPDINCLSVEEFSETAANHIIAAAQAAKGRMMVLFTSHEMLRATYHSIKDSGVLDEFTLFAQGISGGSRMRLLRNFQNFEKAVLFGTTSLWEGVDIPGEDLSCLIIVRLPFSPPDEPVTAAKCQLLEKQGRNPFSAYSLPEALLRFRQGFGRLIRTPKDKGILVILDRRIITAKYGPEFQKAIPEVDWHQASITEMAEMIEEWI
- a CDS encoding YpmA family protein, whose product is MESKIEVISTVRLQHSPDLYKIVDSLNRTLKKDDLMFGLALDSQDQEKAIFTIYRT
- the panC gene encoding pantoate--beta-alanine ligase, giving the protein MKTFTSAADLQLALREEKNNHKSIGYVATMGFLHEGHATLLEKARKENDIVVLSIFVNPMQFGPNEDFETYPRDLERDENVAANGGVDYIFYPTVHEMYGEEPSVKVVVQSRTDVLCGRQRPGHFDGVATVLTKFFNIILPDRAYFGKKDAQQVAVIDGLIKDFNFPIQLVAVDTVREEDGLAKSSRNVNLSDQERMEAKELYQSLLKAKEAVESGERNAATVTALVREHIAAQTSGVIDYIEVYQYPELKPLESLAGNVIIALAVKFKHARLIDNITLYVE
- the panD gene encoding aspartate 1-decarboxylase — its product is MFRTMMNGKIHRARVTEANLNYVGSITIDENIIDAVGILPNEKVAIVNNNNGARLETYVIAGERGSGVVCLNGAAARLVQPDDIVIIISYVMVSEDKLGEHKPKVAIMDENNKIIDLISNEPAATIM
- a CDS encoding pyridoxal phosphate-dependent aminotransferase, which encodes MKLANRVQSLTPSTTLAITAKAKELKAQGLDIIGLGAGEPDYNTPKHIIDAALLSMNEGQTKYTPSAGLPKLKEAIAAKLKRDQGLDYKPSEIVVGSGAKHALYTLFQAILDEEDEVIVPIPYWVSYPEQIKLADGKPVYVVGTEENQYKITKEQLEQAITEKTKAVIINSPSNPTGMLYSKEELAAIGEVCLAHDILIVSDEIYEKLVYGNAKHTSIAEISPELKKQTIIINGVSKSHSMTGWRIGYAAGDESIIKAMTNLASHSTSNPTTTAQYGAIAAYEGTQEPVEEMRQSFEGRLNKIYDKLVEIPGISCIKPQGAFYLFPNVKRAVELTGYSNVEEFTTALLEEAQVAVIPGSGFGAPDNIRLSYATSLELLEAAVERIHSFVKSKMA
- a CDS encoding DUF5590 domain-containing protein is translated as MKKWLIIASILVLCFIGFVSGAYIKALQPKKEAGNEAFKKAKEEGGLVTMEEFYLYNGQDSYSVIIGKGEKGTKKIVWLPEDKKKEIVVENYKDGKSKQEILNIVKEKLNPQKIISVKLGMEKNVPLWEVTYLDESERFNYDYYDFKTGEWLKYYRSI
- the hpaI gene encoding 2,4-dihydroxyhept-2-ene-1,7-dioic acid aldolase, which translates into the protein MYEEIKSRLRGSIAPVITPFDEKMEVDVKAIENLVNWHIESGSHGISVCGTTGEPSSLTIEERELVMETAIKAAKARVPVAPGTGSANQKETLHLTKRAQEMGADAALVIVPYYNKPNQQALYNHFKTVADSVDIPLIVYNIPGRTATNLEVKTLARLAEDCKNIIGVKESNKDFEHVNRVLLNCGRDFLLYSGIELLCYPMLAIGGAGHISATANITPKEVAEIYNLWVEGDVDKALDLHYKLMPLNDVLFKETNPGPLKAAMGMMGKINPALRPPMGPPSEPLEKELRETLQSYGLIDQIIQS